The Candidatus Mycolicibacterium alkanivorans genome contains a region encoding:
- a CDS encoding Acg family FMN-binding oxidoreductase: MAKAALDPQVVANAVELACRAPSVHNSQPWHWVVEGGALKLFFEPHRVPHATDLSGREAVISCGAVLDHLRVAAAAVGFQADIERFPNPNDLDHLATIWFSTLQLVTDAHRARADAILDRHTDRLPFAPPPSWAAFEPVLRSTIDTDKAVLHVLPDTVRPQLAEASRLTEALRRYDSSYHAELRWWTAPYEVTDGVPYSALVSASERDRVDVAREFPASEHPDRRPEIDHDRSTILVLSTYGDSRRDALGCGEVLSDVLLEATMAGLATCTLSHLTELEASRNIIRALIGGGYEPQLLIRIGRVPSIAQVAPATPRRPLADVLEFRG; this comes from the coding sequence GTGGCCAAGGCGGCACTCGATCCCCAGGTGGTGGCGAACGCGGTGGAGTTGGCGTGCCGCGCGCCGTCGGTGCACAACAGCCAGCCGTGGCACTGGGTCGTCGAGGGCGGCGCCCTGAAGCTGTTCTTCGAACCGCACCGGGTGCCGCATGCCACCGACCTCAGCGGGCGCGAGGCCGTCATCAGTTGCGGGGCCGTCCTCGACCATCTGCGGGTGGCCGCCGCGGCGGTCGGCTTCCAGGCCGACATCGAACGCTTCCCCAACCCCAACGACCTCGACCACCTCGCCACGATCTGGTTCAGCACGCTGCAACTCGTCACCGACGCGCACCGCGCCCGCGCGGACGCCATCCTGGACCGGCACACCGACCGGCTGCCCTTCGCACCGCCACCGTCCTGGGCGGCCTTCGAGCCGGTGCTGCGCAGCACCATCGACACCGACAAGGCCGTGCTGCACGTCCTGCCCGACACCGTGCGCCCCCAGCTGGCCGAGGCATCCCGGCTGACCGAGGCGCTGCGCCGGTACGACAGTTCCTACCACGCCGAATTACGTTGGTGGACGGCACCTTACGAAGTGACCGATGGGGTCCCGTACAGCGCGCTGGTGTCGGCTTCCGAACGCGACCGGGTCGACGTCGCGCGCGAATTCCCGGCCAGCGAGCATCCCGACCGCAGGCCCGAGATCGACCACGACCGCTCCACCATCCTGGTGCTGTCCACCTACGGTGACAGCCGCCGCGACGCGCTGGGGTGCGGCGAGGTGCTCTCCGACGTCCTGCTGGAAGCCACCATGGCCGGGCTGGCGACCTGCACCCTGAGCCACCTGACCGAGCTCGAGGCGAGCCGCAACATCATCCGCGCCCTCATCGGCGGCGGATACGAGCCGCAGCTGCTGATCCGGATCGGGCGGGTGCCGTCGATCGCGCAGGTAGCGCCCGCCACGCCGCGCAGGCCGCTGGCCGACGTGCTGGAGTTCCGCGGCTAA
- a CDS encoding erythromycin esterase family protein, with product MTRSTGIHRQQPRRVFRDRHEAGQVLAALLQSYRGRPDVVVLGLARGGIPVAYEVASSLGVPLDAFIVRKLGAPGHEEFAVGALASGGRVVVNDDVLRGLRITPEQLREIAEREAEELIRREAAYREGRPPLEVTGKTVILVDDGLATGSSMLAAVQALRESEPAEIVIAVPAAPESTCREFAGIVDDVVCASMPTPFLAVGESFWDFSQVGDDEVRDLLSRPTVGKPAPAAGQRAADLVARAAVDAPGGVPPAELLDDLIGDARIVLIGESSHGTHEFYEARAEITKWLIEHKGFNAVAAEADWPDAYRVNRYARGLGDDNTPEEALRGFERFPAWMWRNSVVRDFVGWLRWHNGRCAADDRRQTGFYGLDLYSLHRSMQEVIAYLDTVDPRAAERARARYACFDHSSGNDGQAYGYAAAFGAGPVCERQAVEQLVDLQRNALHYLGPDGRLAEDELFYAQQNATTVRNAEAYYRGMFRGRVTSWNMRDKHMAQTLNALLAHLDSQTSAEPTRIVVWAHNSHVGDARATEVSADGQLTIGQLAREHYGADCRLIGFSTYGGTVTAASDWGGIAERKVVRPALAGSIEELLHETGKTSFVVAMHDGSPAAAALEAVRLSRAIGVIYLPQTERQSHYFHVRPADQFDAMIHIDQTRALEPLEPTSVWIAGETPETYPSGL from the coding sequence ATGACACGATCCACCGGTATCCACCGCCAACAGCCGCGACGGGTGTTCAGGGACCGGCACGAGGCCGGGCAGGTGCTCGCAGCTCTGTTGCAGTCGTATCGCGGCAGACCCGATGTGGTGGTGCTCGGCCTCGCCCGCGGCGGCATCCCGGTCGCCTATGAGGTCGCGAGCTCGCTGGGAGTCCCGCTGGACGCCTTCATCGTTCGCAAGCTCGGCGCACCGGGGCACGAGGAGTTCGCCGTCGGGGCACTGGCCAGCGGAGGACGCGTGGTGGTCAACGACGACGTGCTGCGCGGTCTGCGGATCACCCCCGAGCAGTTGCGCGAGATCGCCGAGCGCGAGGCCGAGGAACTGATCCGGCGGGAAGCCGCCTACCGGGAGGGCCGCCCGCCGCTTGAGGTCACCGGCAAGACCGTGATCCTGGTCGACGACGGACTGGCCACCGGGTCCAGCATGCTGGCCGCGGTGCAGGCGCTGCGCGAGTCCGAGCCGGCCGAGATCGTCATCGCGGTGCCTGCGGCGCCGGAGTCGACCTGCCGTGAGTTCGCCGGAATCGTCGACGACGTGGTGTGCGCGTCGATGCCGACACCATTTCTGGCTGTCGGAGAGTCGTTCTGGGACTTCAGCCAGGTCGGCGACGACGAGGTGCGCGACCTGTTGTCGCGGCCGACGGTGGGGAAACCGGCGCCGGCCGCCGGGCAGCGGGCGGCGGACCTTGTCGCGCGCGCCGCGGTCGACGCCCCAGGTGGCGTGCCACCCGCCGAGCTGCTCGACGACCTGATCGGCGATGCCCGCATCGTGCTGATCGGCGAGAGTTCACACGGCACCCACGAGTTCTACGAGGCCCGCGCCGAGATCACCAAGTGGCTCATCGAACACAAGGGCTTCAATGCCGTCGCCGCCGAGGCAGATTGGCCCGACGCCTACCGGGTGAACCGCTACGCGCGGGGACTCGGGGACGACAACACACCAGAGGAGGCGCTACGCGGGTTCGAGCGGTTCCCGGCGTGGATGTGGCGCAACTCGGTGGTGCGCGACTTCGTCGGATGGCTGCGCTGGCACAACGGTCGCTGCGCGGCCGACGACCGCAGGCAGACCGGCTTCTACGGGCTTGACCTCTACAGCCTGCACCGCTCGATGCAAGAGGTCATCGCCTACCTCGACACCGTCGATCCCCGGGCGGCCGAGCGGGCCAGGGCCCGCTACGCGTGCTTCGACCACTCCTCGGGCAACGACGGGCAGGCCTACGGATACGCCGCCGCGTTCGGCGCCGGCCCGGTCTGCGAACGTCAGGCCGTCGAGCAACTGGTGGACCTGCAGCGCAATGCCCTGCACTACCTGGGTCCCGACGGCCGGCTCGCCGAGGACGAACTGTTCTACGCACAGCAGAACGCGACGACCGTGCGCAACGCCGAGGCCTACTACCGCGGCATGTTCCGCGGCCGGGTCACCTCGTGGAACATGCGCGACAAGCACATGGCGCAGACCCTCAACGCGCTGCTCGCCCATCTGGATTCACAGACCTCTGCTGAACCGACGCGAATCGTGGTGTGGGCGCACAACTCTCACGTCGGAGACGCACGCGCCACCGAGGTGTCGGCGGACGGCCAGCTGACCATCGGACAGCTGGCGCGCGAGCACTACGGCGCGGACTGCCGGTTGATCGGGTTCTCCACCTACGGCGGAACGGTCACCGCCGCCAGCGACTGGGGCGGCATCGCCGAACGCAAGGTGGTGCGCCCGGCGCTGGCGGGCAGCATCGAGGAGCTGCTGCACGAGACCGGCAAGACGTCGTTCGTCGTGGCCATGCACGACGGCTCGCCGGCCGCCGCGGCGCTGGAGGCGGTGCGGCTCTCCCGCGCCATCGGGGTGATTTACCTACCGCAGACCGAACGCCAGAGCCACTACTTCCATGTCCGCCCGGCCGACCAATTCGACGCGATGATCCACATCGACCAGACCCGCGCGCTGGAACCGCTCGAACCGACCAGCGTGTGGATCGCCGGGGAAACCCCGGAAACCTATCCGAGCGGCCTGTAG
- a CDS encoding SRPBCC family protein: protein MWKGVVGSVVAGAGLYAARRFYRNWGTSKEECETPLPGDELVGRPAVQTTEGIWIDAPASAVWPWLVQMGQDRGGLYSYESLENLVGLTYCNADRIHPEWQQLAVGDVIRLVPRGWMGLRDGLALPVAQIVDGQSIVLRPEPGQLPWDGVWSFHVMPRWEDRCRLLVRSRTRMRLPGEVLGAELSGPVVSLMTRGMLLGIKRRAEQAWRAA from the coding sequence ATGTGGAAGGGCGTGGTCGGTTCGGTGGTCGCCGGTGCCGGGCTGTACGCGGCGCGGCGCTTCTACCGCAATTGGGGTACCTCCAAGGAGGAGTGCGAAACCCCGCTTCCCGGTGACGAACTCGTCGGCCGGCCAGCCGTGCAGACCACGGAGGGAATCTGGATCGACGCACCGGCGAGCGCGGTCTGGCCGTGGCTGGTCCAGATGGGCCAGGACCGTGGCGGGCTGTACAGCTACGAGTCACTGGAGAACCTCGTCGGGCTGACGTACTGCAACGCCGACCGGATTCACCCCGAATGGCAGCAGTTGGCCGTCGGCGACGTCATCCGGCTGGTGCCGCGGGGCTGGATGGGTCTGCGTGACGGTCTGGCACTGCCGGTCGCGCAGATCGTGGACGGCCAGTCCATCGTATTGCGTCCGGAGCCCGGACAGCTGCCCTGGGACGGCGTGTGGTCGTTCCACGTCATGCCGCGCTGGGAGGACCGCTGCCGGCTGCTGGTGCGCAGCCGGACCCGGATGCGGTTGCCGGGCGAGGTACTGGGAGCTGAGCTGTCCGGCCCGGTGGTGTCGCTGATGACCCGCGGCATGCTGCTGGGCATCAAGCGGCGCGCCGAGCAGGCCTGGCGCGCGGCTTAG